In Coregonus clupeaformis isolate EN_2021a chromosome 7, ASM2061545v1, whole genome shotgun sequence, one genomic interval encodes:
- the LOC123491244 gene encoding zinc finger protein 180-like, with the protein MDRDRASPSPSTLLESPGHNSPGSALLLGLKRVSVRLVDCRKTPGQSGTVREGHKEGDGDVISSRDTPNCRSLSGRGLSSGEPQPLNVADETEKSQSGNLNSHQRTHTREKPFSCDQCGKSFNQSSNLTSHQLTHTGEKFFSCDQCGKSFARSGELTIHQRIHTGEKPYSCDQCGKSFARSGELTIHQRIHTGEKPYSCGQCGKSFSQSGNLNSHQRTHTRDKRFSCDQCGKSFAWSGELTRHLRTHTGEKPYSCDQCGKSFSLSVHLNRHQRIHTGEKPYSCDQCGKSFNQSSHLTSHQLTHTGEKHFSCDQCGKSFARSVTLTRHKRIHTGEKPYSCDQCGKSFARSGELTIHQRIHTGEKPYICGECGKSFSQSGNLNSHLRAHTGEKPYRCGQCGTSFARSGELTIHLRTHTGEKP; encoded by the exons ATGGATCGG GACAGAGCTAGCCCGTCCCCCTCCACCCTGCTGGAGTCCCCTGGTCACAACTCTCCTGGTAGCgccttactgctgggtctgaagagggtgtctgtgcggctggtcgactgcaggaaaacaccagGGCAGAGTGGAACTGTAAGAGAAGGACACAAGGAGGGCGATGGAGATGTTATTTCATCAA gggacacCCCAAACTGTCGTTCTCTCAGTGggaggggcttatcatctggggagcctcaaccaCTTAATGTTGCTGACGAGACAGAGAAGAGTCAATCAGGGAACCTGAATTCACACCAGCGAACACACACTAGAGAGAAACCttttagctgtgatcagtgtggaaaaAGCTTCAATCAGTCAAGCAACCTGACTTCACACCagctaacacacactggagagaaattttttagctgtgatcagtgtgggaagagctttgctcgATCAGGAGAGCTGACTatacaccagcgcatacacacaggagagaagccttatagctgtgatcagtgtgggaagagctttgctcgGTCAGGAGAGCTGACTatacaccagcgcatacacacaggagagaagccttatagctgtggtcagtgtgggaagagcttcagtcaaTCAGGGAACCTGAATTCACACCAGCGAACACACACTAGAGATAAACGttttagctgtgatcagtgtgggaagagctttgcttgGTCAGGAGAGCTGACTAGacacctgcgaacacacacaggagagaagccttatagctgtgatcagtgtgggaagagcttttcTCTATCAGTACACCTGAATagacaccagcgcatacacacaggagagaaaccttatagctgtgatcagtgtggaaaaAGCTTCAATCAGTCAAGCCACCTGACTTCACACCagctaacacacactggagagaaacattttagctgtgatcagtgtgggaagagctttgctcgATCAGTAACTCTGACTAGACACAAGCgcatacacactggagagaagccttatagctgtgatcagtgtgggaagagctttgctcgGTCAGGAGAGCTGACTatacaccagcgcatacacacaggagagaagccttatatcTGTGgtgagtgtgggaagagcttcagtcaaTCAGGGAACCTGAATTCACACCTGCGagcacacactggagagaagccttatcgcTGTGGTCAGTGTGGGACGAGCTTTGCTCGGTCAGGAGAGCTGACTATacacctgcgaacacacacaggggagaagccttag